From Cricetulus griseus strain 17A/GY chromosome 1 unlocalized genomic scaffold, alternate assembly CriGri-PICRH-1.0 chr1_0, whole genome shotgun sequence, a single genomic window includes:
- the Kprp gene encoding keratinocyte proline-rich protein: protein MCDQQQIPCCVPVPQCCVKGSSFGPSQFSYANNPVLVQAPCEMQVLQYVTPGPVQVSQTPCQSGTTEVKSQAPCPSKSTKVKCQAPCQSKTTQVKCQSKTTEVKCQAPCQTQVSCVQCQAPCQSQVSYVQVPQPLQTYYVECAPVYYTETSYVEYPVPTYVPAPTPRPARTYVECPSVGQGQGSFSTQGQYQGSYGSCTSQSQSRGSYNCGAQSQSQASYSRCVPQFQSGPSYTDCGPQRQSQASYGGCASQFQSRASYTNCSSQRRSGVSFSTCAPQCQAQGSYGSFTTQQRRSQSTSRCLPPRQLQPSYRSCSPPRRSGPGYSSCLPSRCSSGSYNYCTPPRRSEPIYGSPCPPRGRPSGCSQRCGPKCRVEISSPCCPRQVPPQRCPVQIPPIRGRSQSCVRQPSWGVSCPDLRPRAESQPFPRSCGPQRRNWSPEPSWQRCPVPAPRPCPEPQRRDLSPEPSWQRCPIPAPRPCPRPEPCPSPEPRPCPPLRRFSEPCLYPEPCSAPQPAPRPAPRPVPRPRPVHCENPEPRPHPQPCPYPEPIPHPERCSSPEPCGEPMRCPSPCSGPIPVPYHQELGCHESNPCRLDSEGPSPYSCNQGQESNDNCRADDVFPGPQGLGGCGDQGNTNGGMKGGAYAGAKGAYF from the coding sequence ATGTGTGACCAGCAGCAAATTCCGTGTTGTGTGCCGGTACCTCAGTGCTGTGTCAAGGGTTCCTCTTTTGGTCCCTCACAGTTTTCTTATGCCAACAACCCAGTGCTGGTCCAAGCTCCATGTGAGATGCAAGTTCTGCAATATGTTACACCAGGCCCAGTTCAAGTTTCCCAGACTCCATGCCAGTCGGGTACCACTGAAGTGAAGAGCCAGGCTCCGTGTCCATCCAAGAGCACTAAGGTTAAATGTCAGGCTCCATGTCAATCAAAGACCACCCAGGTGAAATGCCAGTCTAAGACCACTGAGGTAAAGTGCCAAGCTCCCTGCCAGACTCAGGTTTCCTGTGTTCAATGCCAGGCTCCATGTCAGTCTCAGGTTTCCTATGTGCAAGTCCCACAACCTCTTCAGACCtactatgtggaatgtgctccagTATATTATACAGAAACTAGTTATGTGGAATATCCTGTTCCGACCTATGTGCCTGCTCCGACTCCTCGACCTGCCCGCACCTATGTAGAATGTCCCTCAGTGGGCCAGGGTCAGGGAAGTTTCTCCACTCAGGGCCAGTATCAGGGCTCCTATGGCAGCTGCACCTCTCAGTCACAGTCACGGGGTTCCTATAACTGTGGTGCACAGTCTCAGTCCCAGGCTTCCTACAGTCGCTGTGTACCCCAATTCCAATCAGGGCCCTCCTACACTGACTGTGGACCGCAGCGCCAGTCACAGGCTTCCTATGGCGGCTGTGCCTCCCAATTCCAGTCTCGAGCATCCTACACCAACTGCTCCTCCCAGCGTCGGTCTGGGGTTTCCTTTAGCACCTGTGCACCCCAATGCCAGGCTCAGGGCTCCTACGGAAGCTTCACTACTCAGCAGCGTCGGTCTCAGAGCACTAGCAGATGCCTCCCTCCTCGTCAGCTGCAGCCTTCTTACCGAAGCTGCTCTCCACCAAGACGTTCTGGGCCCGGTTACAGCAGCTGCCTGCCATCCCGATGCTCTTCAGGATCCTACAACTATTGCACCCCACCCCGCCGCTCAGAGCCAATCTATGGCAGCCCCTGTCCTCCTCGGGGCCGCCCTTCGGGCTGTTCTCAAAGATGTGGACCCAAGTGCAGGGTAGAGATTTCATCACCCTGCTGCCCCAGGCAGGTTCCCCCACAGAGGTGTCCTGTCCAGATTCCTCCCATCAGAGGAAGATCCCAGAGCTGTGTCCGGCAACCTTCTTGGGGTGTCTCCTGCCCAGATCTAAGGCCACGTGCAGAGTCACAGCCATTCCCAAGGTCTTGCGGGCCACAGCGTCGCAACTGGTCTCCAGAACCATCATGGCAGCGGTGCCCAGTTCCTGCACCACGTCCTTGTCCAGAGCCACAGCGTCGTGACCTGTCTCCAGAACCATCATGGCAGAGGTGCCCAATTCCTGCACCACGTCCATGTCCACGTCCAGAGCCATGCCCAAGTCCAGAACCCCGCCCATGTCCTCCACTGCGGCGATTTTCAGAACCATGTCTATATCCAGAACCGTGTTCAGCTCCTCAACCAGCACCGCGTCCAGCACCACGTCCAGTGCCGCGCCCGCGCCCAGTTCACTGTGAGAACCCAGAACCACGCCCGCACCCACAGCCTTGTCCATATCCTGAGCCCATACCTCATCCTGAGCGCTGCTCCAGCCCAGAGCCTTGTGGGGAGCCCATGCGTTGTCCCAGTCCTTGCTCAGGCCCTATTCCAGTCCCCTACCACCAAGAACTAGGCTGTCATGAATCTAACCCATGCCGCCTGGATTCTGAAGGCCCTAGCCCATATAGCTGCAACCAGGGGCAAGAGAGTAACGACAACTGTAGAGCTGATGATGTCTTTCCAGGGCCACAGGGTCTAGGTGGTTGTGGAGACCAAGGAAACACCAATGGTGGAATGAAAGGTGGGGCTTATGCTGGAGCAAAGGGTgcttacttttaa